In the Plantibacter sp. Leaf314 genome, CCCGCGTTCCGACACTGGCCTGTAACCAGTCCTTGCCCACGCTCCGCACGCGGAGCCGCCACGTACTCCCGTCGACGAGCTCGACGACCAGCGCTTCGTCGGTGCCGAGATCGGTCTGCAGGGCGAGGACGCGGTCTCGGACCGTGAGCCGACCGCGTCGGAGCCGCTCCGCCTCCAGCCGCACACCGGCGTCGTCGGCCTCGAGCTCGTCGTCGAGCTGGCCGGCGAGATCGTCGAACAGGCTGTCCCAACGCATACGCCGACGCTAGTGCGCCGACCGCCCAGGCGTCGCGAGTTCTCCACAGCGAGGAACCACTCGGGGAAGTGCTGGACATCGGATCTCTGGCATGGTTAGTTTAACATTCCACATACGGTCGCCCCACTCCGGTCGGCCGTTCGACCCCTCGGAGGCCCCATGACCATCGCTGCACGGCATGACGACGACGAGTCCGCGGCGCGCCCGGCGCGCCTCCGGCCGACCGGTCCGCTCCCGGAGCGTCGCACCAGGGAGCCTCGCTCCGTCATCCGCCCGGGGAGCGACGAGTTCTTCGGACACCAGCCCGCACCCCGGGCCGAGCTCCCCGACCCACGGCCGCTCCTCGAGAACCTCACCCGCAGCGTCATCGAGGTCATCGCCGGAGCGCGCGATCTCACGCAGCTCGCTCGCTGGATCACGGCCGACGTCCACACCGTCCTGCTGAAGCGGGTCATCCTCGCCGAACGAGCCCGACGCGTCCGCGGCGTCCCGGGGAGCGTCCCCCTCATCTCGATCGGCACCGTCACCGTCACGGAACCGCGGGACGGCGTCGTCGAATCCGTCGTCATGGTGCACGGGCGCGCCAGATCCCGCGCCGTCGCCATCCGACTCGAGGGCCTCGACGGCCGGTGGCGAGCCACCTCCGTCAGCGTCCTCTGAGCCCAGGCGACCGCTCCGCTCACGACGAAGCCCTCCGGACCGATGACTCCTGGTCCGGAGGGCTTCGTCGTGAGCGGAGCGACTACTTCTTCTTGCCCTGCTTGCGTCGGTCGGAACGGTTGCTTGGGGCCGCGGGCGCCGCGTCGGACTGCTGCCCGAACGCCCCGCGCGTCGCCTTCGCCGACGGCGTGGACTTCGCCGACGGCGTGGACTTCGCCGACGGCGTGGACTTCGTCGCCGGAGCGCCCTCACCGGCGGTGCCACCGGCCTGCTGCAGGCGTTGAGCGCGCTCGGTGGCCGCCTTCTCGATCTGCCCGCGCTGGTTGCGCACCTCGACGCCGCCCTGCTCGCTCGGCGCGGAGTAGCTCAGCTTCTCGGTGTCGGGCGTCTCCTGCGTCAGGCCCTTGGCCGTGATCGCCGGTGCTGCGGCACCCGAATCGACCTCGCCGTTCACCTCGACCTCGAGGTTGAACAGGAATCCGACGCTCTCCTCGCGGATCTGCCCCATCATCTGCTGGAACATCGCGTATCCCTCGCGCTGGTACTCGACGAGCGGGTCACGCTGCGCCATGGCACGGAGGCCGATGCCGTCCTTCAGGTAGTCCATCTCGTAGAGGTGGTCGCGCCAACGGCGGTCGATCACCTGGAGCACGACCCGACGCTCGAGTTCGCGCATCGCGGGGGCCCCGAGGGACTCCTCACGGTTGGTGTACGCCAGCTTCGCGTCGGACAGGATCTCGCGGCGCATGAAGTCGCGGTTGATCCGCCCCTTCGCCCCGGCCTCCTGGACCACCTCGTCGATCGTCAGACCGACCGGGTACAGGGTCTTGAGCTCGGCCCACAGGGCATCGAAGTCCCAGTCGTCGCCGTTCCCCTCGCCGGTGTGCTCGTCGAGCACGTCGTCCACGACGCTCTCCAGGAACTGCTGTGCGCGGTCGTGGAGGTCGTCGCCCTCCAGGATGTGGCGGCGGTCGGAGTAGATCGCCTCGCGCTGGCGGTTGAGGACGTCATCGTACTTGAGCACGTTCTTCCGGATCTCGGCGTTGCGCGCCTCGACCTGGGACTGAGCGCTGCGAATCGCGCGACTCACGATCTTCGATTCGATCGCCAGGTCGTCCGGGACGTTCTGACGGCCCATGAGGCTCTCGGCAGCGCCGGCATTGAACAGGCGCATGAGGTCGTCGGTGAGCGACAGGTAGAAGCGGCTCTCGCCGGGGTCTCCCTGACGTCCGGAACGACCACGGAGCTGGTTGTCGATGCGGCGGGACTCGTGGCGCTCGGTGCCGAGGACGTAGAGGCCACCGGCTTCGATCACCTTGTCGGCCTCGACCTTGACCGCGGCCTTGACCTCCGTGAAGACCTCGTCCCACGCCGCCTCGTACTCCTCGGGCGTCTCGATCGGGCTGAGACCCTTCGCGTTCATCTCGGCGACGGCGAGGAACTCCGCGTTGCCGCCGAGCATGATGTCGGTTCCACGTCCGGCCATGTTGGTGGCGACGGTGACCGAGCCGAGTCGACCGGCCTGGGCGATGATCGCGGCCTCACGCGCGTGGTTCTTCGCGTTGAGGACCTCGTGCTTCACACCCTTCTTGGCGAGGAGCCGAGACAGGTACTCGCTCTTCTCGACGCTCGTCGTGCCGACCAGCACCGGCTGGCCCTGCTCGTGCCGCTCGACGATGTCCTCGACGACCTGCGCGAACTTCGCCTCCTCGTTCTTGTAGACGAGGTCGGACTGGTCGATGCGCTGCATCGGACGGTTCGTCGGGATGGGTACGACGCCGAGCTTGTAGGTCGACATGAACTCCGCCGCCTCGGTCTCGGCCGTACCGGTCATGCCGGAGAGCTTCTCGTAGAGCCGGAAGTAGTTCTGGAGCGTCACCGTGGCGAGCGTCTGGTTCTCCGCCTGGACGGCGACGCCCTCCTTGGCCTCGATCGCCTGGTGGATGCCCTCGTTGTAGCGTCGGCCGACGAGGATACGACCCGTGTGTTCGTCGACGATCAGCACCTCGCCGTTCATCACGACGTAGTCCTTGTCCTTCTTGAAGAGCGCGCGGGCCTTGATCGCGTTGTTCAGGAACGAGATGAGCGGGGTGTTGGCGGACTCGTAGAGGTTGTCGATGCCGAGGTAGTCCTCGACCTTCTCGATACCGGGCTCGAGCACGCCGACGGTGCGCTTCTTCTCGTCGACCTCGAAGTCCTCGCCGGGCTCGAGTCGGACCGCGAGCCGTGCGAACTCCTGGAACCAGCGGTTGGCCTCGCCCGAGGCCTTGCCGGAGATGATGAGCGGGGTGCGTGCCTCGTCGATGAGGATGGAGTCGACCTCGTCGACCACGGCGAAGAAGTGGCCGCGCTGCACCATGTCCTTGGCCTGCCACGCCATGTTGTCGCGCAGGTAGTCGAAGCCGAACTGGTTGTTCGTGCCGTAGGTGATGTCGGCGGCGTACTGCTCGCGCCGCTGCTCCGGCGTCTGGCCCTCGACGATCACGCCGGTCGTCATGCCGAGCGCACGGAAGACGCGGCCCATGATCTCCGACTGGTACGACGCCAGGTAGTCGTTCACCGTGACGATGTGGACGCCCTTGCCGGCGATCGCGTTGAGGTACGCCGGGAGGGTCGCGACGAGCGTCTTGCCCTCACCGGTCTTCATCTCGGCGATGTTGCCGAGGTGCAGGGCGGCACCACCCATGATCTGGACGTCGAAGTGACGCATGCCGATCGTGCGACGTGCCGCCTCGCGCACCGCCGCGAACGCCTCGGGGAGGAGGTCGTCGAGGGTCTCGCCGTTCTCGAAGCGCTCACGCAACTCGACGGTCTCGCTCTTCAGCTCCTCGTCGCTCAACTCCGTGAAGTCGTCCTCGAGGGCATTGACCGCCTTCGTGAGGCTGGTCAGCTTCCGGAGGATGCGACCTTCGCCGACGCGAAGGATCTTCTCAAGTGGTGAGGCCACGAATTGCTCTCCATTACGTGTTCCTGATCTCCACCCGGGTCGACTGACCTGGACGGACGGGGTGCACCAGAACGGGGCAGTCCTCTCAACATGTTAGCGGTGAGTCGCTTGAGTGGACCCTGTGTATCGGCCGTCCGCCGATGTCCTCGGAGCGCCGCCGTCCCGCGCGACGGTCCGGTCAGTAGGCTGGTCGCACCATACGGCGTAGGTATATGTGGGAGGTTCGATGTCCGTCAAACACGGTCTCCTCGCGATCCTCGCCTCAGGCGACGACTACGGGTACCGGCTGCGTGCGGAGTTCGACCGCCGGACGACACCGACGACGGCGCTCAACGTCGGCCAGGCCTACGCGACCCTCGATCGACTGGAGCGCGACGGGCTCGTCGAACGCGCGGCGGTGAACGGGCAGGGTCACGTCTTCTACCGGATCACGACCGCGGGTCTGGCCGTCCTCGACGCCTGGTGGTCGACACCGGTCACCACGGGCGCCTCACGGGACGAGCTCCCGAACAAGGTCGCGCTCGCGGCGTCGTTGCGCGGGGTCGACGCCCACGGCGTCATCGCGGTGCAGCAGGCCTGGACCCTCGACCTCGCCCAGGACCTCGACAGCGCACTCGCCGCCCTCCCGCCGACTCCGCAGGGCGACATCGCGTGGATCGGCCTGGACGCGCGGCGCCGCCGCGCCGCCGCGGAACTCGAGTGGCTCGCGGCGACGTCGGCACGACTGCGCGCGCGCGACCCCGCCTTCGACGTCGGGACCGACACCCCACGACGCGGCCGCCCGGCGAACCGGGCGACCGCGTCGGCGGATGGAGCTGGCGTTACTTCGAGCCGTCCTCGAGGCTGATCACGCCGTAGTCCCAGCCCTTCCGGCGGTACACGACGCTCGCGCGCTCCGAGGCGGCGTCGATGAACAGGAAGAAGTCGTGACCGACGAGTTCCATGCGGTCCACCGCCTCCTCGAGGCTCATCCACTCGGCGGGGAACTCCTTCGTGCGGATCACGACGGGCGAGTAGGCCTCGGGTTCCTCGTCCTCACGGGTCAGCGTCGCGACGCTCCCGGT is a window encoding:
- a CDS encoding Rv3235 family protein — protein: MTIAARHDDDESAARPARLRPTGPLPERRTREPRSVIRPGSDEFFGHQPAPRAELPDPRPLLENLTRSVIEVIAGARDLTQLARWITADVHTVLLKRVILAERARRVRGVPGSVPLISIGTVTVTEPRDGVVESVVMVHGRARSRAVAIRLEGLDGRWRATSVSVL
- the secA gene encoding preprotein translocase subunit SecA; its protein translation is MASPLEKILRVGEGRILRKLTSLTKAVNALEDDFTELSDEELKSETVELRERFENGETLDDLLPEAFAAVREAARRTIGMRHFDVQIMGGAALHLGNIAEMKTGEGKTLVATLPAYLNAIAGKGVHIVTVNDYLASYQSEIMGRVFRALGMTTGVIVEGQTPEQRREQYAADITYGTNNQFGFDYLRDNMAWQAKDMVQRGHFFAVVDEVDSILIDEARTPLIISGKASGEANRWFQEFARLAVRLEPGEDFEVDEKKRTVGVLEPGIEKVEDYLGIDNLYESANTPLISFLNNAIKARALFKKDKDYVVMNGEVLIVDEHTGRILVGRRYNEGIHQAIEAKEGVAVQAENQTLATVTLQNYFRLYEKLSGMTGTAETEAAEFMSTYKLGVVPIPTNRPMQRIDQSDLVYKNEEAKFAQVVEDIVERHEQGQPVLVGTTSVEKSEYLSRLLAKKGVKHEVLNAKNHAREAAIIAQAGRLGSVTVATNMAGRGTDIMLGGNAEFLAVAEMNAKGLSPIETPEEYEAAWDEVFTEVKAAVKVEADKVIEAGGLYVLGTERHESRRIDNQLRGRSGRQGDPGESRFYLSLTDDLMRLFNAGAAESLMGRQNVPDDLAIESKIVSRAIRSAQSQVEARNAEIRKNVLKYDDVLNRQREAIYSDRRHILEGDDLHDRAQQFLESVVDDVLDEHTGEGNGDDWDFDALWAELKTLYPVGLTIDEVVQEAGAKGRINRDFMRREILSDAKLAYTNREESLGAPAMRELERRVVLQVIDRRWRDHLYEMDYLKDGIGLRAMAQRDPLVEYQREGYAMFQQMMGQIREESVGFLFNLEVEVNGEVDSGAAAPAITAKGLTQETPDTEKLSYSAPSEQGGVEVRNQRGQIEKAATERAQRLQQAGGTAGEGAPATKSTPSAKSTPSAKSTPSAKATRGAFGQQSDAAPAAPSNRSDRRKQGKKK
- a CDS encoding PadR family transcriptional regulator yields the protein MSVKHGLLAILASGDDYGYRLRAEFDRRTTPTTALNVGQAYATLDRLERDGLVERAAVNGQGHVFYRITTAGLAVLDAWWSTPVTTGASRDELPNKVALAASLRGVDAHGVIAVQQAWTLDLAQDLDSALAALPPTPQGDIAWIGLDARRRRAAAELEWLAATSARLRARDPAFDVGTDTPRRGRPANRATASADGAGVTSSRPRG